From one Electrophorus electricus isolate fEleEle1 chromosome 20, fEleEle1.pri, whole genome shotgun sequence genomic stretch:
- the zgc:153675 gene encoding transmembrane protein 263: protein MVKNVNCELQHGSVAQEHETVQAGMEPFADEGKERKELSAAAPGVLWRVTGGLFSATKGVVGATVGGVAWLGGKSMEITKSAVSSVPSVGVGLVKGVAGGVSTVGATVASKVPFTGKRKDKAE, encoded by the exons ATGGTCAAG AACGTGAACTGTGAGCTGCAGCACGGAAGCGTGGCCCAGGAGCACGAGACCGTCCAGGCTGGAATGGAGCCCTTCGCAG ATGAGgggaaggagaggaaggagctctctgctgctgcgcCCGGTGTTCTCTGGCGAGTGACCGGAGGCCTCTTCAGTGCCACCAAGGGTGTTGTCGGGGCAACAGTCGGGGGAGTGGCCTGGCTAGGCGGGAAAAGCATGGAGATCACCAAATCAGCAGTCAGCTCTGTCCCCTCTGTTGGTGTTGGCCTGGTAAAAGGTGTAGCCGGGGGGGTGTCGACAGTCGGTGCAACCGTAGCTAGCAAAGTTCCGTTCACAGGGAAGAGGAAAGATAAGGCAGAGTGA
- the rbbp5 gene encoding retinoblastoma-binding protein 5 isoform X1: protein MNLELLESFGQNYPEEADGTLDCISMALTCTFNRWGTLLAVGCNDGRIVIWDFLTRGIAKIISAHIHPVCSLCWSRDGHKLVSASTDNIVSQWDVLTGDCDQRFRFPSPILKLQYHPRDADKVLVCPMKSAPVLLTLSDSKHVVLPVDDDSDLNVVAAFDRRGEYIYTGNAKGKILVLNTNTQELVASFRVTTGTSNSTAIKSIEFARKGSCFLINTADRIIRVYDGREILTCGREGEPEPMQKLQDLVNRTPWKRCCFSGDGEYIVAGSARQHALYIWEKSIGNLVKILHGTRGELLLDVAWHPVRPIIASISSGVVSIWAQNQVENWSAFAPDFKELDENVEYEERESEFDIEDEDKSEPEQTGANAAEDEEVDVTSVDPIPAFCSSDEELEDYKALLYLPIAPEVEDPEENPFGPPPDGAGQNTGSEDGSTHTGTGEKKQRQPSADGVPPKKKARTTTIELQGVPSDEVHPLLGVKGDSKSKKKTAGRPKGSKGKDSPFRPKQCGERERERDRGVDGAGTRGRADTLPAPGNLVSSSYKQHDVQGLD, encoded by the exons ATGAACCTCGAATTGCTCG AGTCGTTCGGGCAGAACTATCCAGAG GAGGCAGATGGCACTCTGGACTGCATCAGCATGGCTCTGACCTGCACCTTTAACCGCTGGGGGACTCTGCTAGCCGTCGGCTGTAACGACGGCCGTATCGTTATTTGGGACTTCCTCACACGTGGCATCGCCAAAATCAtcagtgcacacatacatccaGTCTGCTCACTCTG TTGGAGCAGAGATGGACACAAACTGGTCAGTGCATCTACAGATAACATTGTTTCACAGTGGGACGTTCTGACTGGAGACTGTGATCAGAGATTCCGATTCCCCTCTCCCATCCTGAAACTGCAGTACCACCCCAGAGATGC AGATAAAGTCTTGGTTTGTCCAATGAAGTCAGCACCTGTCCTCCTTACCCTTTCCGACTCCAAGCATGTGGTTCTGCCTGTGGATGACGACTCGGACCTGAATGTGGTGGCTGCTTTCGACAGGCGAGGAGAGTACATCTACACAGGCAATGCTAAGGGCAAG ATCCTGGTACTGAACACTAATACCCAGGAACTAGTGGCATCATTTCGAGTGACCACAGGAACCAGCAACTCCACAGCCATCAAATCAATTGAGTTTGCACGCAAGGGCAG CTGTTTCCTCATTAACACAGCAGATCGCATCATTAGAGTGTATGATGGCAGAGAGATCCTAACCtgtggaagagagggagagccagaGCCCATGCAGAAACTCCAGGATCTTGTCAACAG GACCCCGTGGAAGCGATGCTGTTTCTCTGGGGATGGAGAGTATATAGTGGCAGGCTCAGCACGGCAGCATGCACTCTATATTTGGGAGAAGAGTATCGGCAACCTGGTCAAGATCCTGCATGGGACCCGTGGCGAGCTGCTTTTGGATGTTGCG tgGCATCCAGTGCGCCCCATTATTGCTTCCATCTCCAGCGGCGTTGTCTCCATCTGGGCCCAGAACCAAGTG GAAAATTGGAGTGCATTTGCACCTGACTTCAAAGAGCTCGATGAGAACGTGGAGTatgaggagagagagtcagagtttGACATCGAAGACGAGGACAAGAGTGAACCTGAACAGACAG GGGCAAATGCTGCTGAGGATGAAGAGGTGGATGTGACCTCTGTTGACCCCATACCGGCATTCTGCAGCAG tgatgaggagctggaggactaTAAGGCGTTGTTGTACCTGCCCATTGCCCCTGAGGTGGAGGACCCAGAAGAGAACCCATTTGGCCCACCCCCAGATGGGGCGGGTCAGAACACTGGCTCTGAAGATGGCTCCACCCATACTGGAACAGGGGAGAAGAAGCAGAGACAGCCATCAGCCGATGGTGTTCCGCCCAAGAAGAAAGCCCGCACTACCACCATAGAACTGCAAGGTGTTCCCAGTGACG aagtgCATCCACTGTTGGGTGTGAAGGGTGACAGCAAGTCGAAGAAGAAGACAGCTGGTCGTCCAAAGGGATCGAAAGGTAAAGATTCTCCGTTTAGGCCCAAACAgtgcggagagagagagagagagagagacagaggggtggACGGGGCAGGAACCAGAGGCAGGGCAGACACACTGCCAGCGCCAG GAAACCTGGTCTCTTCATCATATAAACAGCATGATGTACAGGGTTTGGACTGA
- the rbbp5 gene encoding retinoblastoma-binding protein 5 isoform X2, giving the protein MNLELLESFGQNYPEEADGTLDCISMALTCTFNRWGTLLAVGCNDGRIVIWDFLTRGIAKIISAHIHPVCSLCWSRDGHKLVSASTDNIVSQWDVLTGDCDQRFRFPSPILKLQYHPRDADKVLVCPMKSAPVLLTLSDSKHVVLPVDDDSDLNVVAAFDRRGEYIYTGNAKGKILVLNTNTQELVASFRVTTGTSNSTAIKSIEFARKGSCFLINTADRIIRVYDGREILTCGREGEPEPMQKLQDLVNRTPWKRCCFSGDGEYIVAGSARQHALYIWEKSIGNLVKILHGTRGELLLDVAWHPVRPIIASISSGVVSIWAQNQVENWSAFAPDFKELDENVEYEERESEFDIEDEDKSEPEQTGANAAEDEEVDVTSVDPIPAFCSSDEELEDYKALLYLPIAPEVEDPEENPFGPPPDGAGQNTGSEDGSTHTGTGEKKQRQPSADGVPPKKKARTTTIELQGVPSDEVHPLLGVKGDSKSKKKTAGRPKGSKGNLVSSSYKQHDVQGLD; this is encoded by the exons ATGAACCTCGAATTGCTCG AGTCGTTCGGGCAGAACTATCCAGAG GAGGCAGATGGCACTCTGGACTGCATCAGCATGGCTCTGACCTGCACCTTTAACCGCTGGGGGACTCTGCTAGCCGTCGGCTGTAACGACGGCCGTATCGTTATTTGGGACTTCCTCACACGTGGCATCGCCAAAATCAtcagtgcacacatacatccaGTCTGCTCACTCTG TTGGAGCAGAGATGGACACAAACTGGTCAGTGCATCTACAGATAACATTGTTTCACAGTGGGACGTTCTGACTGGAGACTGTGATCAGAGATTCCGATTCCCCTCTCCCATCCTGAAACTGCAGTACCACCCCAGAGATGC AGATAAAGTCTTGGTTTGTCCAATGAAGTCAGCACCTGTCCTCCTTACCCTTTCCGACTCCAAGCATGTGGTTCTGCCTGTGGATGACGACTCGGACCTGAATGTGGTGGCTGCTTTCGACAGGCGAGGAGAGTACATCTACACAGGCAATGCTAAGGGCAAG ATCCTGGTACTGAACACTAATACCCAGGAACTAGTGGCATCATTTCGAGTGACCACAGGAACCAGCAACTCCACAGCCATCAAATCAATTGAGTTTGCACGCAAGGGCAG CTGTTTCCTCATTAACACAGCAGATCGCATCATTAGAGTGTATGATGGCAGAGAGATCCTAACCtgtggaagagagggagagccagaGCCCATGCAGAAACTCCAGGATCTTGTCAACAG GACCCCGTGGAAGCGATGCTGTTTCTCTGGGGATGGAGAGTATATAGTGGCAGGCTCAGCACGGCAGCATGCACTCTATATTTGGGAGAAGAGTATCGGCAACCTGGTCAAGATCCTGCATGGGACCCGTGGCGAGCTGCTTTTGGATGTTGCG tgGCATCCAGTGCGCCCCATTATTGCTTCCATCTCCAGCGGCGTTGTCTCCATCTGGGCCCAGAACCAAGTG GAAAATTGGAGTGCATTTGCACCTGACTTCAAAGAGCTCGATGAGAACGTGGAGTatgaggagagagagtcagagtttGACATCGAAGACGAGGACAAGAGTGAACCTGAACAGACAG GGGCAAATGCTGCTGAGGATGAAGAGGTGGATGTGACCTCTGTTGACCCCATACCGGCATTCTGCAGCAG tgatgaggagctggaggactaTAAGGCGTTGTTGTACCTGCCCATTGCCCCTGAGGTGGAGGACCCAGAAGAGAACCCATTTGGCCCACCCCCAGATGGGGCGGGTCAGAACACTGGCTCTGAAGATGGCTCCACCCATACTGGAACAGGGGAGAAGAAGCAGAGACAGCCATCAGCCGATGGTGTTCCGCCCAAGAAGAAAGCCCGCACTACCACCATAGAACTGCAAGGTGTTCCCAGTGACG aagtgCATCCACTGTTGGGTGTGAAGGGTGACAGCAAGTCGAAGAAGAAGACAGCTGGTCGTCCAAAGGGATCGAAAG GAAACCTGGTCTCTTCATCATATAAACAGCATGATGTACAGGGTTTGGACTGA
- the LOC113586964 gene encoding uncharacterized protein LOC113586964, with translation MGCRLSGPWLGDGMGVNTQDLSHMPKQEALRILASYEQPITLQIEGRRGRSLQYHQASDCSTQTEGPWEPLRSLACGPSPVPHGLYSERPYYSHMTLPGDHGDRGRYEYLPNAPRDHDDLHAIASQDPELSSRAPEGQSCLTGCCNTNMQEPSNFQSQTEDEDYIIEKTVGYLPLHHELDSGLGWTDGSFQQGELSGMETEEGLEECHARRGGLGGGGSPSSESFISSELSDSGFYSVSTGEFLRFQRLLEKRMRLYNARMHHQGELCPREHRDNQKAHRELEAIPEALTVQPQNACVAVHPRGLFRVSSMQTRKADHPALNQHSSSSAALFTPHAALSTCSTPSSQRRLLPHQSSSGGMLRRSRTLHHRPVPVEHRRRASHPASPNYRSLTLHHYSRRLNYELPEESEPDMSYLANHPRHHANHSPHPSNHPSHPAKHSPIPANHHTHPANHSPHLSNHTSHPANFTSHSANHSPHLSSTHSTHPVSHSPHFSNHTTNSANHSPHIINHPAHPVSHSPHLSNHIKHPVNHSPHLSNHTTHPVNHSPHLSNHTTKSANHSPHLSNHPAHSVNHSPHLSNHPAHSVNHSPHLSNHPTQPVHYSPHLSNHPTQHTYSTKQPTQVMPPAPHTHPTHPSHAVSQPSVTSSTEDHHCALLQEHQYHDNRGRTPSSLRQDGSFVTAPPMSREREHQRGREEVKFGEKEREREARFHTLSHTPFQSQDANDTWPKPAARHGPYRTLEGHTSMNASVSARKPSAGSSNLRAVRNQLLRDRALRLADERSGMSTDEESHGEVRMGRYWSRTERREHMQEKQRQQHARGCGAHPLGDRPGGEGGYHTLLELSQRKLSRLRNRKLLDDWTTVEELLAHGTRIGAGDEALQLASSLLTVTTV, from the exons ATGGGCTGTCGGCTTTCGGGGCCATGGTTGGGAGACGGAATGGGG gtgaaCACTCAGGACCTGAGCCATATGCCGAAGCAAGAGGCTCTAAGGATCCTGGCCAGCTACGAACAGCCAATCACACTGCAGATAGAAGGGCGAAGGGGGCGGAGTTTGCAGTACCACCAAGCATCAGACTGCAGCACGCAGACAGAGGGCCCATGGGAGCCCCTGCGATCGCTAGCCTGTGGCCCAAGCCCTGTACCCCATGGCCTCTACTCAGAGAg GCCCTACTATAGTCACATGACCCTGCCTGGTGaccatggagacagaggcagataCGAGTACCTTCCAAATGCTCCACGTGACCATGACGACCTGCACGCCATTGCATCTCag gACCCTGAGCTGTCCTCCAGAGCGCCAGAGGGGCAGAGCTGTCTCACAGGTTGCTGCAACACCAACATGCAGGAGCCTAGTAATTTCCAGAGCCAG ACAGAAGATGAAGACTATATCATAGAAAAGACAGTGGGTTATTTACCTCTCCATCATGAGCTGGACAGTGGACTTGGCTGGACTGATGGGAGTTTTCAGCAGGGGGAGCTCTCAGGcatggagacagaggaaggGCTTGAAGAGTGCCACGCCCGCAGGGGAGGATTAGGAGGGGGAGGCTCACCTTCGTCAGAGTCCTTCATCTCATCAGAGCTGAGTGACTCCGGGTTTTACAGCGTCAGCACTGGGGAGTTCCTGCGCTTTCAGCGTTTGCTGGAGAAACGCATGCGCCTCTACAATGCCCGGATGCACCACCAGGGGGAGCTGTGTCCACGTGAGCACAGGGACAATCAAAAGGCCCATCGTGAGCTGGAGGCCATCCCTGAAGCTCTCACTGTGCAGCCCCAGAATGCATGTGTGGCTGTGCACCCACGTGGGTTGTTCAGGGTGTCATCCATGCAGACCCGCAAGGCAGACCATCCGGCACTGAACCAACACAGCTCCAGCAGCGCAGCTCTCTTCACACCACACGCTGCCCTTTCAACTTGCAGCACCCCCTCCAGCCAAAGGAGGCTGCTGCCACACCAGAGCTCCTCTGGAGGGATGCTAAGGAGAAGCAGAACACTGCATCATCGGCCAGTGCCTGTGGAGCACCGCAGACGGGCGAGCCACCCAGCCTCACCTAACTACCGCAGCCTGACCCTGCATCATTACAGTCGTAGGCTAAACTATGAGCTACCAGAGGAATCTGAACCAGACATGTCATACCTTGCCAACCACCCCCGACACCATGCCAACCACTCACCACATCCATCCAATCACCCCTCACACCCTGCCAAGCACTCTCCAATCCCTgcaaaccaccacacacaccctgccaatCATTCTCCCCACCTTAGCAATCACACCTCACACCCTGCCAACTTCACATCTCACTCTGCCAATCACTCCCCCCACCTTAGCTCCACACATTCCACACACCCAGTCAGTCATTCTCCTCACTTTAGCAACCACACTACAAACTCTGCCAATCACTCCCCCCACATCATCAACCACCCTGCACACCCTGTCAGTCATTCCCCACACCTTAGCAACCACATCAAACATCCTGTCAATCATTCCCCCCACCTTAGcaaccacaccacacaccctgtCAATCATTCTCCACACCTTAGCAACCACACTACAAAATCTGCCAATCACTCCCCCCACCTTAGCAACCACCCTGCACACTCTGTCAATCATTCTCCCCACCTTAGCAACCACCCTGCACACTCTGTCAACCATTCCCCCCACCTTAGCAACCACCCAACACAACCTGTCCATTATTCCCCCCACCTTAGCAACcaccccacacaacacacatactcCACCAAACAACCCACACAAGTCATgccccctgccccacacacacaccccacacacccctcccatgcTGTAAGCCAGCCCAGTGTGACCAGCTCCACAGAAGACCACCACTGTGCTCTGCTTCAGGAGCACCAgtaccatgacaacagaggcAGAACACCCAGTAGCCTTAGGCAGGATGGGAGCTTTGTGACGGCGCCTCCtatgagcagagagagggagcaccagagagggagggaagaggtAAAGTttggagaaaaggagagagagagagaggctcgtTTTCACACCCTCAGTCACACCCCATTTCAAAGTCAGGACGCCAACGACACCTGGCCCAAACCAGCCGCTCGGCATGGACCATACAGAACACTCGAGGGTCACACATCCATGAATGCCTCAGTTTCGGCACGGAAACCATCTGCGGGGTCATCAAACCTGCGGGCAGTGCGGAACCAGCTGCTGCGTGACCGGGCACTGCGTCTGGCAGATGAGCGCAGCGGCATGAGCACAGACGAAGAGAGCCACGGTGAGGTCCGCATGGGCCGCTACTGGAGCCGCACTGAGCGCCGCGAACACATGCAGGAGAAACAGCGGCAGCAGCATGCACGGGGGTGTGGGGCCCACCCACTGGGGGACAGGCCCGGCGGAGAGGGAGGGTACCATACACTGCTGGAGTTGAGTCAGAGGAAGTTGAGTCGTCTCAGGAACAGGAAGCTGCTGGACGACTGGACTACCGTGGAGGAGCTACTGGCGCACGGAACACGAATCGGTGCTGGAGACGAGGCACTGCAACTAGCCAgctctctcctcactgtgaCCACCGTATAG
- the btg2 gene encoding protein BTG2: MSHSYGAKADMGPEITAAANFVSRLLRTRGFLNEKQLQVFRDCLQQALSEHYQHHWFPDRPQKGSGYRCIRINHEMDPLIGRAASRIGLSSGQLFSLLPRELTLWVDPYEVSYRIGEDGSICVLYEAEPPAPASTPSALSMSPFDKTLNCKNRFMMGARASPPKSYLMTVSS, translated from the exons ATGAGCCATAGCTACGGAGCCAAAGCTGACATGGGCCCCGAGATAACGGCCGCAGCAAACTTTGTTTCGAGGTTGCTCCGAACCAGAGGGTTTCTCAACGAGAAACAACTTCAGGTTTTCAGGGACTGTCTACAGCAAGCACTGTCAG AACACTACCAACATCACTGGTTCCCAGACAGACCACAGAAGGGCTCCGGTTACCGCTGCATCAGGATTAATCATGAAATGGATCCCCTTATTGGCAGAGCCGCTAGCCGAATTGGACTGAGCAGTGGACAGCTGTTTTCCCTCCTTCCCCGTGAACTGACCCTGTGGGTGGACCCATATGAAGTGTCGTATCGTATCGGAGAGGACGGGTCCATCTGCGTACTCTACGAGGCCGAACCTCCTGCACCCGCTTCCACTCCCAGCGCGCTCAGTATGTCGCCCTTCGACAAGACCCTGAACTGCAAAAATCGCTTCATGATGGGGGCTCGTGCCAGCCCTCCGAAGAGCTACCTGATGACCGTTTCCAGCTAA